A single region of the Salipaludibacillus sp. LMS25 genome encodes:
- a CDS encoding ABC transporter substrate-binding protein, with product MKQLLSKWKQMSTVALLALVLTACGAAEENNGNTDNVNNDNNANETVEGAFPVTVTDGVGQEVTIDETPETIASLLPSSTEIVFELGAGDRMIGVSEYCNFPEETADIQVIGAQDMDAELILSLSPDLLLVQEYHYQNHEDVLNEYEEAGIDVLVMGSAESFEETYDTIRMIGEATGTSDEAGQIVTSMEERLEEIREQAETIPEEDRQTVWVEVGPSPDIFTTGQDTFMHEMLEAINATNAAEEESGWVQFTEEEIVTLEPDVVITTYGYYIDSPEADVLARDGWSEVPAIQNERVYDVDNDTVTRPGPRLIEGVETLAKLVYPDVFE from the coding sequence ATGAAACAGTTACTAAGTAAATGGAAACAAATGAGTACGGTCGCATTGTTAGCATTGGTGCTGACTGCTTGTGGTGCAGCGGAAGAAAATAATGGCAATACCGATAACGTTAATAACGATAATAATGCCAACGAAACAGTGGAAGGGGCCTTTCCTGTTACGGTGACTGATGGTGTGGGGCAAGAAGTGACGATTGATGAAACCCCAGAAACGATCGCGTCATTACTTCCGAGTAGCACGGAAATTGTGTTTGAACTGGGTGCTGGTGACCGCATGATCGGGGTATCAGAATATTGTAATTTCCCAGAAGAAACAGCTGATATTCAAGTCATTGGTGCGCAGGATATGGATGCAGAATTGATTCTCTCATTGAGTCCTGATTTGTTGTTAGTGCAAGAGTATCATTATCAAAATCACGAGGACGTGTTAAATGAATATGAAGAAGCAGGCATTGATGTCCTCGTTATGGGTAGTGCTGAATCTTTTGAAGAAACATATGACACCATTCGTATGATCGGTGAAGCGACAGGTACGAGTGATGAAGCGGGTCAGATTGTCACGAGTATGGAAGAACGATTAGAAGAGATCCGTGAGCAGGCAGAAACGATTCCAGAAGAAGACCGGCAAACGGTATGGGTAGAGGTTGGCCCATCACCTGATATTTTTACAACTGGACAAGACACGTTCATGCACGAAATGCTTGAAGCAATTAATGCCACAAACGCTGCTGAAGAAGAGTCCGGTTGGGTTCAATTCACTGAAGAAGAGATTGTCACACTAGAGCCGGACGTGGTTATTACGACGTATGGCTATTATATCGACAGCCCTGAAGCTGACGTGTTAGCTCGTGACGGTTGGTCAGAAGTGCCAGCGATTCAGAACGAAAGAGTGTACGATGTGGATAATGACACAGTTACCCGTCCTGGTCCTCGTCTAATCGAAGGAGTGGAAACTCTTGCAAAACTCGTTTATCCGGATGTTTTTGAATAA
- a CDS encoding alpha-glucosidase, whose product MGKVWWKEGVGYQVYPRSFQDSNGDGFGDLQGIVQRLDYLKDLGVDFIWLSPMYKSPLDDNGYDISDYQEILEDFGTMADFDTLLNEVHARGMRLIIDLVLNHTSDEHPWFIESRQSKDNDKRDWYIWRDGQDGKEPNNWESIFGGSAWEFNEQTNDYFLHVFSRRQPDLNWENPQVRETLYDMVNWWLEKGIDGFRIDAISHIKKRPGLPDMPREGDKKYISSFDMHMNQEGIMPFLQEFRDKTYGQYPNTMTVGEANGVTVEEAPQWAGDDGVMDMVFQFEHLDLWDQEGNKGLDVVAVKKALTRWQKALEHDGWNALFIENHDKARVVSTWGNDADYWRESATSLAAMYFLMKGTPYIYQGQEIGMTNCHFTKIEDYDDVAAKNLYREQTAAGIAPEDVLNHLAKTSRDNSRTPMQWSTHPNAGFTEGTPWLQVNPNYKEINVANQLEDKQSILNFYKKLIQLKKDYELFPYGSYDLLLEDDKQIIAYKRQLNEKTAVIISNLSPSEAEFRSEDDHLALASEALVLANYDVEPHGVLTSFKLKPYEARVYIF is encoded by the coding sequence ATGGGGAAAGTATGGTGGAAAGAAGGTGTAGGCTATCAAGTCTATCCTCGAAGTTTCCAAGATAGTAATGGCGACGGTTTCGGTGATTTACAAGGGATCGTTCAGCGACTTGATTATTTGAAAGATTTAGGAGTCGATTTTATTTGGCTCAGTCCAATGTATAAATCCCCGTTAGATGATAACGGCTATGATATTTCGGATTACCAAGAAATATTAGAGGATTTTGGCACGATGGCTGACTTCGACACACTGCTTAACGAAGTCCACGCTCGTGGTATGCGACTTATTATTGACCTCGTACTTAATCATACGAGTGATGAGCACCCATGGTTTATTGAGTCCCGCCAATCGAAAGATAATGACAAACGCGACTGGTATATTTGGCGAGATGGGCAAGATGGCAAAGAACCTAACAATTGGGAAAGTATTTTTGGCGGGTCTGCCTGGGAATTCAATGAGCAAACAAATGACTATTTTTTACATGTTTTTTCACGAAGACAGCCTGATTTAAATTGGGAAAATCCACAAGTAAGAGAAACGCTTTATGATATGGTCAATTGGTGGCTTGAAAAGGGAATTGATGGCTTTCGAATCGATGCTATCAGTCATATTAAAAAACGGCCTGGTCTTCCTGATATGCCTCGTGAAGGGGATAAAAAATATATTTCTTCCTTCGACATGCATATGAATCAAGAAGGAATCATGCCGTTTTTACAAGAGTTTAGGGATAAAACTTACGGGCAATATCCTAACACCATGACAGTAGGAGAAGCAAATGGTGTCACAGTAGAGGAAGCGCCGCAATGGGCTGGCGATGACGGTGTCATGGACATGGTTTTTCAGTTTGAGCATTTAGATTTATGGGACCAAGAAGGTAATAAAGGGTTAGATGTGGTAGCCGTCAAAAAGGCGCTAACAAGATGGCAAAAGGCACTGGAACATGATGGCTGGAATGCCTTATTTATTGAAAATCATGATAAAGCCCGTGTCGTATCTACGTGGGGCAACGACGCTGACTATTGGCGTGAAAGTGCTACATCCTTGGCTGCTATGTACTTCCTTATGAAGGGAACACCATATATTTATCAAGGGCAAGAAATTGGGATGACAAACTGCCATTTTACTAAAATTGAAGATTATGACGACGTGGCGGCAAAAAATTTATACAGAGAGCAAACAGCTGCCGGTATTGCGCCTGAAGACGTGTTAAATCACTTGGCTAAAACGTCTCGAGATAATAGTCGCACACCGATGCAATGGTCAACTCATCCGAACGCTGGTTTTACTGAAGGGACACCTTGGCTTCAAGTAAATCCTAATTATAAAGAGATCAATGTGGCAAATCAATTAGAGGACAAACAATCAATTTTAAACTTTTATAAAAAATTAATCCAGCTTAAAAAGGACTATGAATTATTTCCTTACGGGAGCTATGATCTACTCCTCGAAGATGATAAGCAAATTATTGCTTACAAACGGCAATTAAACGAAAAGACAGCGGTCATCATTTCAAATTTATCTCCTTCTGAGGCTGAGTTTAGAAGCGAGGATGATCACTTAGCCCTAGCAAGTGAAGCACTCGTTCTTGCTAATTACGACGTGGAACCTCATGGCGTTCTCACCTCCTTTAAGTTAAAGCCTTATGAAGCAAGGGTATATATTTTTTAA
- a CDS encoding adenosylcobinamide amidohydrolase, with translation MIELRNVLGGYGDSNVIKDVSLTIDKGEFFTLLGPNGSGKTTLFKLVTGTLPTKQGAIRLNGQPLTSLSKLEKARHVAVLTQEAHISFDFTVEEIVSLGRYAFQQGLFKNLSKKDQAVIDDVMRLTDVERYRHKQFRMLSGGEKQRVLLAKALAQQPHILLLDEPTNHLDVKHSFHMLNLLKERQRTNGLTVFAILHDLNVAALYADRVGLLHEGRLRKVGSVDILKQEDELRAVYNVEVKAQAHPTLAKPQLLMTPASREEGHDVNPLETMMSVTKDEKAIHIQFEQPLRTISNGVVGEGIRWARDFCNFHVEKNYHCSTPADDVKRWMTERHISYENAVGMMTAVHLKDAVWINKVYEGMAIRVMVTAGVSNAVDIAADERDDKISQIGTINTMVFLNRHFTDGALVNACLSATEAKTKALHDLNVKDAYTGTCATGTSTDSLLIATTQRGVQTPYAGSGTPEGKAIGSAVYEATTKALGHYLNKGEHV, from the coding sequence ATGATAGAGCTGAGAAATGTATTAGGCGGATATGGTGACAGCAATGTTATTAAAGATGTCAGCTTAACGATTGATAAAGGCGAATTTTTTACCCTCCTGGGGCCAAATGGCAGTGGGAAAACGACGTTGTTTAAACTAGTCACTGGTACACTTCCTACTAAACAAGGCGCCATTCGTCTGAATGGCCAGCCATTGACCTCTTTGTCTAAGCTTGAAAAAGCTCGTCACGTGGCGGTTTTAACACAAGAAGCTCATATTTCATTTGACTTTACTGTCGAGGAAATTGTCAGTCTTGGCCGTTATGCGTTCCAGCAAGGATTGTTTAAAAACTTATCTAAGAAAGATCAGGCCGTGATTGATGACGTCATGAGGCTCACTGATGTCGAGCGTTATCGCCATAAACAATTTAGAATGCTTAGCGGCGGTGAGAAGCAGCGGGTTTTACTAGCGAAAGCGTTAGCGCAACAGCCACATATTCTTCTTCTGGACGAGCCGACGAATCATCTTGATGTTAAACATTCTTTTCACATGCTTAATTTATTAAAAGAACGGCAGCGTACCAATGGTTTAACCGTGTTTGCTATTCTTCACGATCTAAATGTGGCAGCCCTCTATGCAGATAGAGTGGGTCTTCTTCATGAAGGACGTCTACGTAAAGTGGGAAGCGTTGATATTTTAAAGCAAGAAGACGAGTTGCGAGCAGTTTATAATGTGGAGGTAAAGGCACAAGCCCATCCCACACTAGCGAAACCGCAATTATTAATGACACCAGCTAGCAGAGAAGAAGGACATGACGTAAACCCTCTTGAAACGATGATGAGCGTGACTAAAGATGAGAAAGCCATTCATATTCAGTTTGAGCAGCCGTTACGAACCATTTCTAATGGCGTGGTCGGTGAAGGGATTCGTTGGGCGAGGGACTTTTGTAATTTTCATGTGGAAAAAAATTATCATTGCAGTACGCCAGCGGACGATGTTAAGCGCTGGATGACTGAACGGCACATTTCTTATGAGAATGCTGTGGGAATGATGACAGCTGTTCACTTGAAAGACGCTGTTTGGATAAATAAAGTTTATGAAGGTATGGCTATTCGTGTGATGGTCACAGCAGGTGTGAGTAATGCTGTTGATATTGCTGCGGACGAACGTGATGATAAAATCAGTCAGATCGGTACGATTAATACGATGGTTTTTCTAAATCGGCATTTTACCGATGGCGCGCTCGTCAATGCGTGTTTATCAGCCACCGAAGCTAAAACAAAAGCGCTTCATGATTTAAATGTGAAAGATGCTTATACAGGTACGTGTGCTACAGGAACGTCAACTGACAGCCTACTCATTGCTACGACACAACGAGGTGTACAAACACCGTACGCAGGCTCCGGAACACCGGAAGGAAAGGCGATCGGTTCAGCTGTTTATGAAGCGACGACAAAAGCGTTGGGCCATTATTTAAACAAAGGTGAACACGTATAA
- the cobT gene encoding nicotinate-nucleotide--dimethylbenzimidazole phosphoribosyltransferase: MKETISRITAVDKKVGKEVQHHLDNLTKPLGSLGKLEQLAVQLGEITGTTFPIVSPPASLVFAADHGIAAEGVSAYPSEVTTQMVYNFLNGGAAINVLAKKSGASFTLVDIGVNADLKGTGFINQKIRYGTGNFLKEEAMAREEAEAAIQVGINVAEQVIEKGARSLILGEMGIGNTTASSALLACMTDKEVSEIVGRGTGVSDDILRHKEAVIKQALMLHKPNRHDAIDILAKVGGLEIAGMAGAMLGGAAHRVPVLVDGFISTVAANVAVMLAPNVKDYLIFGHLSQEQGHRVALERLAGIPLLDLNLRLGEGTGAALAFSLVEASVAILTEMASFAEANVSKEKKES; the protein is encoded by the coding sequence ATGAAAGAGACGATAAGTCGAATAACAGCAGTAGATAAAAAAGTCGGTAAGGAAGTCCAACACCATTTAGACAATTTAACGAAACCACTTGGAAGCTTAGGGAAGCTTGAACAACTAGCCGTTCAATTAGGTGAGATTACTGGGACGACGTTTCCCATTGTTTCACCGCCAGCATCACTCGTGTTTGCAGCAGATCACGGTATAGCAGCTGAAGGCGTTTCTGCTTATCCGTCAGAAGTAACAACTCAAATGGTCTATAACTTTCTTAACGGGGGAGCCGCCATTAATGTGTTAGCGAAAAAGAGCGGTGCTAGTTTTACACTTGTGGATATAGGTGTGAATGCTGATCTTAAAGGGACAGGCTTTATTAATCAAAAAATTCGCTACGGAACGGGCAATTTTTTGAAGGAAGAAGCGATGGCACGAGAGGAAGCAGAAGCTGCTATTCAAGTAGGGATTAACGTCGCTGAACAGGTGATTGAAAAAGGTGCCCGTTCCCTTATATTAGGAGAGATGGGGATCGGTAATACGACAGCAAGCAGTGCTCTATTAGCTTGCATGACGGATAAAGAAGTCAGTGAGATTGTGGGCAGAGGGACAGGGGTTAGTGATGACATATTGCGTCATAAAGAGGCAGTTATTAAACAAGCACTCATGTTGCATAAGCCTAATCGGCATGACGCCATTGATATTTTGGCGAAAGTAGGCGGATTAGAAATTGCTGGCATGGCTGGTGCGATGCTCGGAGGGGCTGCTCATCGTGTACCTGTTCTCGTAGACGGTTTTATTTCTACTGTCGCTGCAAATGTGGCCGTGATGCTCGCTCCAAACGTGAAGGATTACCTTATTTTTGGCCACTTATCACAGGAACAGGGCCATCGTGTAGCATTAGAGAGATTGGCAGGAATCCCATTACTAGATTTGAATTTGCGGCTCGGAGAAGGAACAGGTGCAGCACTTGCTTTTTCACTGGTAGAAGCGTCAGTCGCTATTTTAACTGAGATGGCAAGCTTTGCTGAAGCGAATGTGTCTAAAGAAAAAAAGGAAAGCTAA
- a CDS encoding iron ABC transporter permease, translating to MQNSFIRMFLNNRVAWIYLLAGGFVLGTILLALFWSSVTVPIPHIIHIIIEHTTGHVWLADVPANEGPIIWNIRLPRVILAFCVGASLALAGAAFQGLLRNPLADPYTIGVSSGAALGAVIVIFFQLSIPLLGSFTQPIIAIIFGFLTLMLVFGLVKMTSRSMAIETIILAGIIISSFMGAIVSLIIALGDQNEMTQIIYWLYGSVSLRGWSHVQLILPFMIVGSLILLYHYRELNALALGEEAAEHIGVDVRRGKIFLLIGASLLTGSAVAVSGTIGFVGLVIPHLVRLVTGPNHRHVLPLSLLVGGGFLILTDLVSRTIIAPKEMPIGVITALVGAPVFSLLLIRNRLGRRKTA from the coding sequence TTGCAAAACTCGTTTATCCGGATGTTTTTGAATAATCGTGTTGCGTGGATATATTTACTGGCAGGAGGATTTGTACTCGGTACAATCCTCCTTGCTCTCTTTTGGAGCAGTGTCACCGTACCTATTCCTCATATTATTCATATTATTATTGAACACACGACAGGCCATGTTTGGCTGGCAGATGTACCTGCAAATGAAGGCCCCATCATTTGGAATATTCGTTTGCCGAGAGTCATTTTAGCGTTTTGTGTAGGGGCGTCACTGGCTTTAGCTGGTGCGGCCTTCCAAGGATTGTTGCGAAATCCATTAGCAGATCCTTATACGATCGGTGTCTCATCAGGTGCAGCCTTAGGAGCAGTTATCGTTATTTTCTTTCAACTGTCTATTCCTCTACTTGGTAGTTTCACCCAACCTATCATCGCGATTATTTTTGGTTTTTTAACATTAATGCTCGTTTTCGGTCTTGTGAAAATGACAAGCAGAAGCATGGCCATCGAGACGATTATTTTAGCAGGTATTATTATAAGTTCTTTTATGGGGGCTATCGTGTCATTAATTATTGCACTCGGTGATCAAAATGAAATGACTCAAATAATTTACTGGCTGTACGGTAGTGTCAGTTTACGGGGCTGGAGCCACGTCCAGCTTATTTTGCCGTTTATGATCGTTGGTTCATTAATTTTACTGTATCATTATCGTGAGCTGAATGCCCTTGCCCTTGGTGAAGAAGCGGCAGAACATATCGGCGTCGATGTGAGGAGAGGGAAGATTTTTCTCTTAATCGGAGCATCGTTGCTGACAGGATCAGCTGTGGCTGTCTCAGGGACGATTGGATTTGTAGGGCTCGTCATCCCCCACTTAGTTAGGCTTGTGACAGGACCAAATCATCGTCATGTGCTGCCTCTTTCGTTACTGGTAGGAGGAGGCTTTCTTATTTTAACGGATCTCGTGTCTCGCACGATCATTGCGCCAAAGGAAATGCCAATTGGGGTCATAACAGCGTTGGTCGGGGCACCAGTGTTTTCGCTGCTACTCATAAGAAATCGTTTAGGAAGGAGGAAAACGGCATGA
- a CDS encoding cobyrinate a,c-diamide synthase: protein MNDRRLIIAGASSGVGKTTVTIGVMAALKAKGFNVQGFKCGPDYIDPAYHTAVTGRTSRNLDSWMLDESMLNHVLHSGADGADISLIEGVMGLYDGKDPLSDKGSTAHISLMTRAPVILVVDCSALARSAAAIVKGFQNFNRSVNLVGVIANCVGSQGHFDLVKKAVEQMCEIPVIGYLPQEKTLNLPERHLGLLPALERGRLDEFIAELAQVTSETVDLTQLYDLAKAPPLLETAVYSSLQRSPVPKVKLAVAKDKAFNFYYIENFELLERAGAELVFFSPLAGEALPTDVDGLYLGGGFPEEFAAELAALTDVKRSINEAIESGMPTLAECGGFMYLCEALETTDGQHHLMVGIIKGKVTMSHTLQAIGYRQVTALTGNFLLAKGETLRGHEFHYSSFKSEREQSPAFSVESSYGGADEGIMKKNLIAGYTHFHFGSCPKAAEHFVTQCEEWRAHD, encoded by the coding sequence ATGAATGACAGACGACTTATTATTGCAGGCGCCTCTAGTGGCGTTGGGAAAACAACGGTGACAATTGGAGTTATGGCCGCGTTAAAAGCTAAAGGGTTTAACGTTCAAGGTTTTAAATGTGGGCCAGATTATATAGATCCAGCTTATCATACAGCGGTAACCGGGAGAACGTCTCGTAACCTTGATAGTTGGATGCTCGATGAATCTATGCTCAATCACGTCTTGCATTCAGGGGCCGATGGTGCAGATATTTCTCTCATTGAAGGAGTGATGGGTCTTTATGACGGCAAAGATCCCCTATCAGATAAAGGGAGTACTGCTCATATAAGTCTTATGACACGAGCACCTGTTATATTAGTGGTCGATTGCTCAGCGTTAGCAAGAAGTGCTGCTGCTATCGTCAAAGGTTTCCAGAATTTTAATCGATCGGTTAACCTCGTTGGGGTTATTGCTAATTGTGTTGGCAGTCAAGGACACTTCGATCTTGTTAAGAAAGCTGTTGAGCAGATGTGTGAGATCCCTGTGATCGGTTATTTGCCACAGGAGAAAACGCTCAATCTGCCTGAGCGGCACCTTGGACTACTTCCTGCGTTAGAAAGAGGCCGATTAGACGAGTTTATAGCTGAATTAGCTCAGGTCACAAGTGAAACAGTGGATTTAACTCAGCTTTATGACCTTGCCAAAGCCCCCCCTTTATTAGAAACAGCGGTCTACTCCTCGTTACAGAGGTCACCTGTTCCTAAAGTGAAATTGGCGGTAGCTAAAGATAAAGCTTTTAACTTTTATTATATTGAAAACTTTGAGCTGTTAGAAAGGGCGGGAGCGGAGCTTGTTTTCTTTTCTCCTTTAGCAGGTGAGGCTTTGCCAACTGATGTAGATGGCCTTTATCTTGGCGGCGGCTTTCCCGAAGAATTTGCGGCGGAGTTGGCGGCATTAACCGATGTGAAACGATCAATTAACGAAGCGATAGAGAGTGGGATGCCGACACTTGCAGAGTGCGGCGGTTTTATGTATTTATGTGAAGCCCTTGAGACGACAGACGGACAGCACCATCTCATGGTGGGTATTATTAAAGGGAAAGTGACCATGTCACACACGCTTCAAGCGATCGGCTATCGGCAAGTGACAGCACTGACAGGGAACTTTTTACTAGCTAAAGGTGAGACATTGAGAGGGCATGAATTTCATTATTCCTCTTTTAAAAGCGAGAGAGAACAGTCACCTGCTTTTTCAGTTGAAAGCTCCTATGGTGGTGCTGATGAAGGCATTATGAAGAAAAATCTTATCGCTGGATATACGCATTTCCATTTTGGATCATGTCCTAAAGCAGCCGAACATTTTGTGACACAATGCGAGGAGTGGAGGGCGCATGACTAA
- a CDS encoding cobyric acid synthase produces MTNCLPIMVQGTHSDAGKSLLVTALCRIFANKGLQTAPFKSQNMALNSYITMDGKEIGRAQGVQAEAARIQATTYMNPILIKPEGENRSQIVVHGKPFRTMQAGEYREAFYEYGKQLIKESFFKLATDYERIVIEGAGSPAEINLNERELVNMSVAAMTKAPVILVGDIDKGGVFASLVGTLQLLAPEDRQRIIGVVINKFRGDLALLQPGLHWFEDYTSLPVLGVIPFIDDLTIDAEDSLVLANYESGPNTAKALDIAVLHYPRIANFTDIDPLVLEHDCHVRFVKKRGELGTPDMIVLPGSKNTLEDLHYLWDNGLTEAIIELVEKAGTRVVGICGGYQMLGASVTDPSGIESMCSHMKGLNLIKYMTTTLTPHKRTVLVSGHVQLSGQTLLVDGYEIHMGRTERDSNGHGSHFIRLSDGEKDGFINEDEGIIGTYLHGIFANDEFRHTLLNNLCEKKGVPVAHDRCAYQSVREKSLSTLADVVETHLNMALIEQKMDEFSKG; encoded by the coding sequence ATGACTAACTGCTTACCAATCATGGTGCAAGGGACACATTCTGATGCAGGAAAAAGTTTATTAGTGACAGCTTTATGCCGTATTTTTGCTAATAAAGGGTTGCAGACCGCGCCTTTTAAATCGCAAAATATGGCGTTAAATTCTTACATAACGATGGACGGTAAAGAAATTGGCAGGGCCCAAGGTGTGCAGGCGGAGGCGGCTCGAATCCAGGCTACAACGTATATGAACCCGATTTTAATAAAACCAGAAGGTGAGAATCGCTCACAAATTGTCGTTCACGGTAAGCCATTTCGGACGATGCAAGCCGGAGAGTATAGAGAAGCCTTTTATGAATACGGAAAGCAACTCATAAAAGAAAGCTTTTTTAAGCTGGCCACAGACTATGAACGGATTGTGATTGAAGGGGCAGGAAGTCCAGCAGAAATTAATTTAAATGAGCGAGAACTGGTTAATATGAGTGTAGCCGCTATGACGAAAGCCCCAGTTATTCTTGTAGGAGATATAGACAAAGGTGGTGTGTTTGCCAGTTTAGTAGGAACCCTGCAGTTATTAGCCCCTGAGGATAGACAACGGATTATCGGTGTGGTGATTAATAAATTTCGTGGTGACCTTGCACTCCTTCAGCCTGGGCTTCACTGGTTTGAAGATTATACGTCACTTCCTGTACTCGGTGTGATACCGTTTATTGATGATCTAACGATTGATGCAGAAGATTCACTTGTATTAGCCAATTATGAGTCTGGACCTAACACAGCGAAAGCGTTAGATATTGCTGTTCTTCATTACCCACGGATCGCTAATTTCACTGATATTGATCCACTTGTTCTAGAACACGATTGCCACGTTCGTTTCGTCAAAAAGCGGGGTGAGCTAGGGACGCCAGATATGATTGTGTTACCAGGCAGCAAAAATACATTGGAAGACCTTCACTATTTATGGGACAACGGATTAACCGAAGCGATTATTGAACTCGTGGAAAAAGCGGGGACACGAGTAGTTGGGATTTGCGGTGGCTACCAAATGCTAGGCGCATCAGTCACTGACCCATCAGGTATCGAATCGATGTGCAGTCACATGAAAGGATTAAACCTCATTAAATATATGACCACAACGCTAACACCTCATAAGCGTACGGTGTTAGTGTCTGGACACGTTCAACTTAGTGGTCAAACTTTGCTGGTAGACGGTTATGAAATCCATATGGGACGAACTGAGAGGGATAGTAACGGTCATGGGAGCCATTTTATTCGATTATCCGATGGTGAGAAGGACGGTTTCATTAATGAGGATGAAGGCATCATTGGCACATATTTACACGGGATTTTTGCAAATGACGAGTTTAGACATACCTTATTAAACAACTTATGTGAAAAGAAAGGGGTGCCTGTTGCACACGACCGATGCGCCTATCAATCTGTGAGAGAAAAGTCATTGAGCACATTAGCGGACGTGGTGGAAACCCACCTTAATATGGCGTTAATTGAACAGAAGATGGATGAGTTTTCAAAGGGATGA
- a CDS encoding SDR family oxidoreductase has product MDIGLKGKNVLVLASSKGLGKAVAKAYADSGANVMITSRQVTNVKGAAKELATTAEGKIDYIPCDVTRKEDVKLLVEETAARLGGIDVLVTNAGGPPPGTFESVTEEDWEKGYDLTLMSTVRAIKYALPYLKQSKGKIITITSASMKEPIEGLLLSNVYRMGIVGLAKTLAKELAPYGVLINTVGPGRINTDRLRTLDEARAEKTGESVEKVKETIEASIPLGRYGEPEEFAKTILFLGSDFNTYVTGQMFVVDGGMTNAY; this is encoded by the coding sequence ATGGATATAGGTTTAAAAGGAAAAAATGTCCTCGTCCTCGCATCGAGCAAAGGACTTGGCAAAGCCGTTGCTAAAGCTTATGCAGATTCCGGTGCTAATGTTATGATCACCAGTCGTCAGGTGACAAATGTTAAAGGGGCAGCGAAAGAATTAGCGACTACCGCTGAAGGGAAAATAGATTATATCCCATGTGATGTGACAAGAAAAGAAGATGTTAAACTGCTAGTTGAAGAAACAGCAGCACGTTTAGGAGGCATTGATGTCCTCGTGACTAACGCTGGTGGCCCACCACCGGGAACTTTTGAAAGCGTCACTGAGGAAGATTGGGAGAAAGGGTACGATTTAACATTAATGAGTACCGTTAGAGCAATTAAATATGCTTTACCTTATTTAAAGCAATCTAAAGGAAAAATTATTACGATTACGTCAGCCTCCATGAAAGAGCCGATCGAGGGCTTGTTGTTGTCAAATGTGTATCGCATGGGGATTGTTGGGTTAGCTAAAACGTTAGCAAAGGAGCTTGCGCCGTACGGAGTGCTGATTAATACTGTCGGCCCAGGAAGAATTAACACTGATCGACTCAGAACGCTAGATGAAGCGCGAGCTGAAAAAACAGGAGAATCTGTGGAAAAAGTAAAAGAAACGATAGAAGCGTCCATTCCATTAGGACGTTACGGGGAACCAGAGGAATTTGCTAAGACCATTTTATTTTTAGGGTCAGACTTCAACACGTATGTTACCGGACAGATGTTTGTAGTAGACGGTGGCATGACAAATGCCTATTAG
- a CDS encoding cob(I)yrinic acid a,c-diamide adenosyltransferase codes for MSVKTNEQRGLTFVYTGDGKGKTTSAIGLAVRAVGHNKSVKIFQFIKSPERTYGEQKVLEKIGVDMVQLGRGFTWTKTPEEHREALKTGWPMAKEAIMQGHYDLVILDEINNALAIETFPIDDVLPLEDVLNVIKTKPKHVHIVLTGRSAHPAIKEVADLVSVIEPEKHYYDEGISAIEGIEF; via the coding sequence ATGTCTGTGAAAACAAATGAACAAAGAGGATTGACATTCGTTTATACTGGTGATGGTAAAGGGAAAACCACGTCAGCTATCGGACTAGCTGTTAGAGCGGTAGGACATAATAAATCCGTGAAAATATTTCAATTTATTAAGTCGCCTGAACGGACATATGGTGAGCAAAAAGTGTTGGAAAAAATAGGAGTAGACATGGTCCAACTTGGACGGGGCTTTACATGGACGAAAACACCTGAGGAACATAGAGAAGCTTTGAAAACAGGCTGGCCCATGGCGAAAGAGGCAATTATGCAAGGGCATTATGATCTCGTGATTTTAGATGAAATCAATAACGCTTTAGCCATTGAGACGTTTCCGATTGATGATGTGTTACCGCTAGAAGATGTTCTTAATGTCATTAAGACAAAGCCAAAACACGTTCACATTGTTCTCACTGGGAGGTCTGCCCATCCAGCTATTAAAGAGGTGGCTGATCTTGTCTCTGTTATAGAGCCAGAGAAGCATTATTATGATGAAGGCATCTCGGCAATCGAAGGGATTGAATTTTAA